Proteins encoded in a region of the Synechococcus sp. BIOS-U3-1 genome:
- a CDS encoding Rqc2 family fibronectin-binding protein has translation MANSTLQVMDLTSLRAVLVDLRAQIIPSRFEKAQQPNPQSLQLGFRTLTGMVWLELSWQADAARLVQIPSPSRIGSGSTLAQQIQHGLKQLALVELEQRDFERVVLLHFAPRPGEPSVRTLVLELMGRHSNVLLLDDQERITAIARQVRQHQSRVRPLSSGDPYIPPPSLQSLPPSREEPFAQWKRRLTLLPVDLGKALRDTYQGISPALTRQLINFPASDEAPLPLSASTPVQQISDNQWLLLHRRWTQWLNHLSCGEFILHLDEAGGYRVWNDPADSASNSESLSLRLGLYYRNHLNQRQLLKESLELQQLLEQSRQREQAQRIEQVERLNATGGADDLQHQGDAILCQAAPNKESIDQAQKLYQRAKRLRRSIPLIEERLVHHDQRLALIEGSASFLTDLIQADWDDAEDRNRQLRELKLELEDLLTPRRRRRRSGPPPGQPQPLEIRSQHGLVIQVGRNHRQNEWISLRQARAGDLWFHAQECPGSHVVLKASAAAASEQDLQLAADLAAWFSRAKGNRHVPVVMTGVEHLQRIPGTAPGTVRHRQAELVWAEPDRAHRNLEARNPLA, from the coding sequence ATGGCGAACAGCACGCTTCAGGTGATGGACCTCACCAGCCTTCGGGCGGTGCTGGTGGATCTGCGAGCACAGATCATTCCAAGTCGCTTTGAAAAGGCACAACAACCAAATCCACAGAGCCTGCAGCTGGGCTTCCGCACCCTCACAGGGATGGTCTGGCTGGAACTCAGCTGGCAAGCCGATGCCGCCAGACTGGTTCAGATTCCTTCTCCAAGCCGGATCGGAAGTGGAAGCACGCTGGCACAGCAAATTCAGCACGGCCTGAAACAACTTGCCCTGGTGGAACTAGAGCAGCGAGACTTTGAGCGAGTTGTGCTACTTCACTTCGCGCCACGCCCAGGCGAGCCGAGCGTGCGGACTTTGGTTCTGGAGCTCATGGGCCGCCACAGCAATGTGCTGCTGCTGGATGACCAGGAACGGATCACCGCCATTGCCAGGCAGGTCAGGCAGCACCAGTCACGAGTCCGTCCGCTGAGCAGTGGGGATCCCTACATCCCACCGCCATCACTGCAGAGCCTGCCACCAAGCCGCGAGGAACCCTTCGCACAATGGAAACGCAGACTGACACTGCTGCCGGTCGATTTGGGGAAAGCACTGCGGGACACCTATCAGGGCATCAGCCCAGCGCTTACCAGGCAACTCATCAACTTTCCCGCGAGTGATGAGGCGCCGCTGCCGCTCTCAGCCAGCACTCCTGTCCAGCAGATCAGCGACAACCAATGGCTGCTTCTTCATAGGCGTTGGACGCAATGGCTGAACCATCTCAGTTGTGGCGAATTCATCCTTCACCTGGATGAGGCAGGCGGCTACCGCGTCTGGAATGATCCTGCTGACTCAGCAAGCAACAGCGAATCACTCAGTCTTCGTTTAGGGCTGTATTACCGGAACCATCTCAACCAGCGACAACTCCTGAAAGAGAGCCTTGAACTGCAACAGCTTCTGGAACAAAGCCGACAACGAGAACAGGCCCAGCGCATCGAGCAGGTCGAGCGACTGAATGCCACTGGGGGTGCCGATGATCTGCAACATCAGGGGGATGCAATTCTTTGTCAGGCCGCTCCTAATAAAGAAAGTATTGACCAGGCGCAGAAGCTTTACCAGCGCGCGAAGCGACTGCGACGATCTATTCCCTTAATCGAAGAGCGACTGGTCCATCACGATCAACGTCTTGCGCTGATTGAAGGCAGCGCAAGCTTCCTGACAGACTTAATCCAGGCGGACTGGGACGATGCCGAGGATCGCAACCGACAACTGCGTGAGCTGAAGCTCGAACTGGAGGATCTGCTGACCCCTCGGCGTCGCCGTCGCCGCAGCGGTCCGCCTCCTGGGCAACCTCAACCCCTAGAGATCCGCTCCCAGCATGGCTTGGTGATTCAAGTAGGACGCAATCACCGCCAGAACGAGTGGATCAGTCTGCGTCAGGCTCGTGCAGGGGATCTTTGGTTCCATGCACAGGAGTGCCCAGGAAGCCATGTGGTGCTGAAGGCTTCGGCAGCGGCCGCTTCGGAACAGGACCTTCAACTTGCGGCAGACCTAGCGGCCTGGTTCAGCCGGGCGAAGGGAAATCGACATGTGCCTGTGGTGATGACTGGCGTGGAACATCTGCAGAGAATCCCCGGCACAGCACCAGGAACCGTGAGACATCGCCAAGCCGAGCTGGTTTGGGCGGAACCAGACCGTGCACACAGAAACCTTGAAGCTCGGAACCCCCTAGCCTGA
- the tatC gene encoding twin-arginine translocase subunit TatC has translation MPLVDHLEELRQRVLRSLVAVVVCALACLLAVRPLVRILEEPAGSIRFLQLAPGEFLFVSFKVAGYAGLTLALPYVLYQGLAFVLPGLTRGERRLIAPSVAGSAVLFMAGLGFAWWALVPAALNFLVSYGADVVEPIWSIERYLDFVLLLMLSTGLAFQLPVLQLLLGVFGLVNWQRMLSAWRWVVLISALAGAVLTPSTDPVTMLLLAGAITALYLIGVLLVAAVQQFKEETPPESPPPAAAD, from the coding sequence ATGCCTCTGGTTGATCATCTGGAGGAACTGCGTCAAAGAGTGCTGCGCAGCCTTGTGGCCGTGGTTGTCTGCGCATTGGCCTGCCTTCTGGCGGTGCGTCCACTAGTCAGAATTCTCGAAGAACCTGCGGGCTCGATTCGTTTCCTGCAACTGGCCCCAGGCGAATTTTTATTCGTGTCTTTCAAAGTTGCTGGTTACGCAGGACTCACGCTGGCACTTCCTTACGTGCTCTATCAGGGGCTTGCTTTTGTTTTGCCAGGCCTGACTCGAGGAGAGCGCCGACTGATTGCACCTTCGGTGGCGGGATCAGCCGTTCTATTCATGGCAGGCCTTGGATTTGCCTGGTGGGCTCTGGTGCCTGCGGCGCTGAATTTTCTCGTTAGTTACGGCGCCGATGTTGTGGAGCCCATCTGGTCGATTGAACGCTATCTGGACTTCGTTCTTTTGCTCATGCTGTCAACAGGACTGGCCTTTCAGCTTCCTGTTCTGCAGCTTCTTCTTGGAGTTTTCGGACTGGTCAACTGGCAACGCATGCTCTCCGCATGGCGTTGGGTCGTGTTGATCTCGGCCCTGGCCGGTGCTGTGCTCACTCCCTCCACTGACCCGGTCACCATGTTGCTGCTGGCAGGGGCAATCACAGCTCTTTATTTAATTGGAGTGCTGCTTGTCGCAGCGGTTCAGCAGTTCAAAGAAGAAACTCCTCCAGAGTCCCCTCCCCCTGCAGCTGCAGACTGA
- a CDS encoding DUF3067 family protein, protein MLVDPTFPRESRPLCVDEVIDLLRSRWQASYDLQLVTRRKRMYLQVMWAYLEQQSFPLDEPDYRAHIAEVLEIVNRLGEAEAVRDWLLTTRDKPRLGKALSLQLQGEGTLEEFLL, encoded by the coding sequence GTGCTCGTTGATCCAACCTTCCCGAGAGAATCGCGCCCTCTCTGTGTCGATGAAGTCATCGACTTGCTGCGCTCCCGTTGGCAAGCCAGCTATGACCTCCAACTGGTCACCAGGCGCAAACGGATGTATCTCCAGGTGATGTGGGCCTACCTGGAGCAACAATCCTTCCCTTTGGATGAGCCCGATTACAGGGCTCACATCGCCGAAGTTTTGGAAATTGTCAACAGACTGGGGGAAGCGGAGGCTGTTCGGGACTGGTTGCTCACAACCCGGGATAAGCCACGACTCGGCAAAGCCCTCAGTCTGCAGCTGCAGGGGGAGGGGACTCTGGAGGAGTTTCTTCTTTGA
- the petC gene encoding cytochrome b6-f complex iron-sulfur subunit yields MTQMPAADVPGMGRRQFMNLLTFGSVTGVALGALYPVVSYFIPPRAAGSGGGTSAKDELGNPVTLSGWLSNHSTGDRSLVQGLKGDPTYLIVEGEDAIGSYGINAICTHLGCVVPWNSGANKFMCPCHGSQYDAAGKVVRGPAPLSLALANVSVEDDNVFMSQWTETDFRTGEKPWWG; encoded by the coding sequence ATGACTCAGATGCCAGCCGCTGATGTGCCCGGAATGGGCCGCAGGCAGTTCATGAATCTGCTGACCTTCGGGTCTGTGACCGGCGTCGCCCTCGGAGCTCTCTATCCGGTGGTGAGTTACTTCATCCCTCCACGTGCCGCCGGAAGCGGTGGAGGTACCAGTGCCAAGGATGAGCTCGGCAACCCAGTAACGCTCAGCGGCTGGCTGAGTAACCACTCCACAGGCGATCGCAGCCTTGTCCAGGGGCTGAAGGGGGATCCCACCTACCTAATCGTTGAAGGCGAAGATGCCATTGGCAGTTATGGCATCAACGCCATCTGTACCCACCTGGGTTGTGTAGTGCCCTGGAACAGTGGCGCCAACAAGTTCATGTGCCCTTGTCATGGCAGCCAATACGACGCCGCCGGCAAGGTCGTGAGGGGACCGGCGCCCCTTTCGTTGGCCCTAGCCAACGTGAGCGTTGAAGACGACAACGTGTTCATGAGCCAGTGGACCGAAACCGACTTCCGAACAGGCGAAAAGCCGTGGTGGGGCTGA
- the petA gene encoding cytochrome f → MRRIFSSLFAALILGVAVFMAPSSSWAYPFWAQQSYASPREATGKIVCANCHLAKKITQAEVPQSVLPDTVFKAAVKIPYEPGLQEIGADGSDVGLQVGAVIQLPDGFTLAPQDRWTDEIKEETEGVYFTQYSDDQPNILLVGPIPGDQHQEIVFPVLSPDPATDSNIHFGKYQIFVGGNRGRGQVYPTGEKSNNTVYTAPVSGTVSAIDDGENGAKVVTINSADGESTSETIPVGPALIVGVGDAIEAGVPLTDDPNVGGFGQVDAEVVLQNPVRIYGLLAFFAAVSLAQIMLVLKKRQIEKVQAAEGV, encoded by the coding sequence ATGCGCCGAATTTTCTCCTCATTGTTCGCAGCCCTGATCCTGGGCGTAGCCGTATTCATGGCCCCGTCAAGCAGCTGGGCTTACCCCTTTTGGGCTCAGCAGAGCTATGCCTCTCCAAGAGAAGCCACGGGCAAGATTGTCTGCGCCAATTGCCACCTGGCCAAGAAAATCACACAGGCAGAAGTACCTCAGTCCGTTCTTCCTGACACGGTGTTCAAGGCGGCAGTGAAAATCCCTTACGAGCCAGGACTCCAAGAAATTGGTGCCGATGGCAGTGATGTCGGTTTACAGGTCGGAGCTGTCATCCAGCTGCCTGATGGCTTCACCCTGGCCCCCCAGGATCGATGGACTGATGAGATCAAAGAGGAAACGGAAGGTGTCTACTTCACTCAGTACAGCGACGATCAACCCAACATTCTTCTTGTAGGTCCGATTCCAGGTGATCAGCACCAAGAAATCGTCTTCCCTGTTTTATCACCGGATCCTGCCACCGACAGCAATATCCACTTCGGCAAATATCAGATTTTCGTAGGGGGCAACAGAGGCCGTGGTCAGGTCTATCCCACTGGAGAAAAGAGTAACAACACCGTCTACACAGCACCTGTGAGTGGCACCGTCTCAGCCATTGATGACGGGGAAAATGGGGCCAAAGTTGTCACGATCAACTCCGCCGATGGCGAAAGCACGAGTGAAACAATTCCAGTGGGGCCTGCTCTGATTGTGGGAGTCGGTGACGCAATTGAAGCCGGTGTTCCCCTAACCGACGATCCGAATGTGGGTGGTTTCGGACAGGTTGATGCAGAGGTTGTGCTTCAGAACCCAGTTCGCATCTATGGTCTACTTGCCTTCTTCGCAGCTGTTTCGCTTGCTCAGATCATGTTGGTTCTGAAAAAGAGACAGATTGAGAAGGTGCAAGCAGCAGAGGGTGTCTGA
- the lgt gene encoding prolipoprotein diacylglyceryl transferase has product MFTSPGPELFQFGPFMLRWYGLLIAVAVLIGLNLSSWLARQRCLDANLISDLLPILVLAAIIGARTYYVAFEWNAYQRSWWDVVAIWKGGIAIHGALLGGSLAVILFCRWRRVSFWDVLDVLVPSVVLGQAIGRWGNFFNSEAFGVPTDLPWKLFIPTNNRPGIFKTAEFFHPTFLYESLWNIGIFVLLMVLFRLGRQRKISLPTGALSCIYLLSYSLGRIWIEGLRIDPLCLGGQPPFCDGGLRIAQLMSLSLMAIAGFGLFWLYGRKSPLPDPGLKQVDPS; this is encoded by the coding sequence ATTTTTACGTCCCCCGGGCCCGAGCTGTTTCAGTTCGGGCCCTTCATGCTGCGTTGGTACGGGCTGCTGATTGCGGTTGCCGTCCTCATTGGACTCAATCTCTCCAGCTGGCTGGCACGACAGCGCTGCCTTGACGCCAATCTGATCAGTGATTTACTCCCAATCCTTGTGCTCGCAGCGATTATCGGAGCGAGAACCTACTACGTCGCCTTCGAATGGAACGCCTACCAACGCTCATGGTGGGATGTAGTCGCGATTTGGAAAGGAGGTATTGCTATCCATGGAGCACTTCTAGGAGGCTCGCTGGCGGTGATTCTGTTTTGCCGTTGGCGACGAGTGTCCTTCTGGGATGTTCTGGACGTGCTGGTGCCTTCAGTGGTACTGGGGCAAGCCATTGGCCGCTGGGGGAATTTTTTCAATTCGGAAGCGTTTGGTGTCCCAACCGATCTGCCGTGGAAACTTTTTATTCCCACAAACAACCGGCCAGGAATCTTTAAAACTGCTGAATTCTTCCACCCCACATTTCTCTACGAATCCCTCTGGAACATCGGAATTTTTGTGTTGTTAATGGTGCTATTCCGGCTCGGCCGCCAACGAAAGATTTCCCTACCGACGGGAGCTCTCAGCTGCATCTATCTGCTCAGCTACAGCCTTGGTCGCATCTGGATCGAAGGCCTGAGGATCGACCCGCTCTGTCTTGGCGGACAACCTCCGTTCTGTGACGGTGGCCTGCGTATCGCTCAGCTGATGAGCCTCAGCTTGATGGCCATTGCAGGCTTCGGTCTGTTCTGGCTGTATGGACGCAAGTCGCCTCTTCCAGACCCAGGCCTGAAACAGGTAGACCCTTCATGA
- the cobM gene encoding precorrin-4 C(11)-methyltransferase, which produces MTMISIVGAGPGAPDLLTRRAENRIINADVLIWTDSLVSPQIADLAPAGCERVRTSTLTLEQVLPLMIERANSGKKVVRLHDGDPCLYGALSEQVCGLTDAGIEVEVVPGISAYQATASALKAELTIPGLVQTIVLSRSGGRTGVPEREDLRHLASLQASLCLYLSARHVDEVQSTLLEHYPADTPVAIGYRVSWPDESLDLVPLDQMAKITHDRNLIRTTLYVISPAFRSTNQRSKLYSPDHDHLFRPRH; this is translated from the coding sequence ATGACCATGATCTCGATCGTGGGTGCGGGCCCGGGAGCACCTGATCTGCTGACCCGCCGAGCCGAAAACCGCATCATCAATGCTGATGTTCTGATCTGGACTGACTCGCTGGTGTCACCCCAGATCGCCGATCTTGCGCCTGCAGGGTGTGAACGGGTCCGGACGAGCACCCTCACGCTGGAACAGGTTCTGCCCTTGATGATCGAACGCGCCAACAGCGGAAAGAAAGTAGTACGTCTTCACGATGGCGACCCCTGTCTGTACGGAGCTCTCAGTGAACAGGTGTGCGGGCTAACCGATGCAGGAATCGAGGTGGAAGTAGTTCCTGGCATCAGCGCCTATCAGGCAACCGCTTCTGCTCTCAAGGCGGAATTGACCATCCCAGGTCTTGTGCAAACCATCGTGCTGAGTCGCAGCGGAGGTCGAACCGGCGTTCCTGAACGAGAAGATCTGAGGCACCTAGCAAGCCTGCAGGCCTCGCTATGCCTCTACCTCAGCGCCCGTCATGTTGACGAAGTTCAATCCACCCTGCTTGAGCATTACCCAGCAGACACCCCGGTCGCAATCGGCTACAGGGTCAGCTGGCCTGATGAATCGCTGGACCTCGTCCCCCTCGATCAGATGGCGAAGATCACTCACGATCGCAATCTGATTCGCACCACTCTGTATGTGATCAGTCCAGCCTTTCGTTCAACCAATCAACGATCGAAACTGTATTCGCCCGATCATGACCACTTGTTCCGTCCCAGGCACTGA